In the genome of Notamacropus eugenii isolate mMacEug1 chromosome 5, mMacEug1.pri_v2, whole genome shotgun sequence, one region contains:
- the LOC140507404 gene encoding olfactory receptor 9G4-like, with amino-acid sequence MTNCTTIPGFILQGFSVIPELQTISAAIFLFIYIFSLLGNISIITAVTLDSHLHTPMYFFLKHLSFTDLCSTSTTLPQALFAALERSEFISFPACAAQLFVFVFCTATECFLITSMAYDRCLAIYQPLTYGSTMTQQFCCALAGVAWVSGLLYSSFHTANTFTLSFCGPMVEHFFCDIPPLFRLSCTDPHKHEAAGFIVSGCVIMSCFVLTVLSYVLIVITVFHIKSAQGRQKAFSTCSSHLITVILFYGTGSSAYMRPANGYSPLQGRLAAVFYSILTPTLNPIIYSMRNKDMKAALRKLCIRGP; translated from the coding sequence ATGACCAATTGCACTACGATTCCTGGATTCATTCTCCAGGGCTTCTCAGTCATTCCTGAACTGCAGACTATTAGTGCTGCTATCTTCCTTTTCATCTACATATTCTCTCTTCTTGGAAATATCTCTATCATCACAGCAGTGACTCTGGATTCTCATCTGCACAcacccatgtactttttcctcaaGCATCTATCATTCACGGATTTGTGTTCCACGTCTACCACACTGCCCCAGGCCCTCTTTGCTGCCCTGGAACGCTCAGAATTCATCTCTTTCCCAGCATGTGCAGCtcaactttttgtttttgttttctgtacaGCTACTGAGTGCTTCCTCATCACCTCCATGGCCTATGACCGCTGTCTGGCAATCTACCAGCCCTTAACCTATGGGTCCACCATGACGCAGCAGTTCTGCTGTGCCCTGGCGGGTGTGGCCTGGGTGAGTGGGCTCCTCTACTCCTCCTTCCACACAGCCAATACCTTCACCCTGTCTTTTTGTGGCCCCATGGTAGAGCATTTCTTCTGTGATATCCCACCACTCTTCAGATTGTCTTGCACTGATCCTCACAAACATGAGGCAGCTGGCTTTATTGTTAGtggctgtgtgatcatgagcTGCTTTGTACTTACTGTCCTCTCCTATGTCCTGATTGTCATCACCGTGTTCCATATCAAGTCAGCACAAGGTCGCCAGAAGGCCTTCTCCACCTGTTCCTCCCACCTCATCACAGTAATCCTCTTTTATGGAACAGGTAGTTCAGCCTACATGAGGCCTGCTAATGGCTACTCTCCACTTCAAGGGCGCCTAGCTGCTGTATTTTACTccatcctcacaccaaccctgaaCCCCATTATCTATAGTATGAGGAACAAAGATATGAAGGCAGCCCTAAGGAAGCTTTGCATTCGTGGACCATGA